One region of Eleutherodactylus coqui strain aEleCoq1 chromosome 5, aEleCoq1.hap1, whole genome shotgun sequence genomic DNA includes:
- the LINGO2 gene encoding leucine-rich repeat and immunoglobulin-like domain-containing nogo receptor-interacting protein 2 isoform X1, translating into MWQCSRTIAIFIRSVTRELYFMGGVMLHTATPCWQIILCVTMVLVYVGSTVGCPARCECSAQNKSVSCHRRRLISMPEGIPIETKILDLSKNKLKSVGPDDFSSYPLLEEIDLSDNIISNVEPGAFNNLYNLRSLSLKGNRLKLVDLGVFTGLSNLTKLDISENKIVILLDYMFQGLHNLKSLEVGDNQLVFISHRAFSGLLSLEQLTLEKCNLTAVPTDALSHLHNLYSLHLKHLNINVLPEIAFKRLFRLKILEISNWPLLDMVPANSFYGLNLTFLSITNTNISVIPYHALKHLVYLTHLNLSFNPISVIEAGVLADLVRLQELHIVGAQLRIIEPHAFQGLRFLRLLNLSQNLLETLEENVFHSPKALEVLCIDNNPLICDCRLIWMLQRHPVLNFGSQQPMCASPDNIKEKSFKEFHTTVLSFYFICKKPKIKDREMLPLHVDEGQRVQMNCNADGDPQPLISWVTPRRRMVSAKSHGRATVLGNGTLEIRYAQVQDTGTYVCVASNAAGNDTFSASLTVKGFVPDRSYTNMTPMFITELNETNSNGTNTNMTYSFDLKTILVSTAMGCFTFLGVVLFCFLLLFVWSRGKGKHKNSIDLEYVPRKNNGAVVEADVTGTVPRRFNMKMI; encoded by the coding sequence GTCCGTGACCAGAGAATTGTACTTCATGGGAGGAGTCATGCTTCACACAGCCACACCTTGCTGGCAAATAATCCTGTGTGTGACCATGGTCTTGGTCTATGTGGGATCTACCGTTGGTTGTCCAGCTCGTTGCGAGTGCTCAGCGCAGAACAAGTCCGTCAGCTGTCATCGAAGACGACTCATCTCCATGCCAGAGGGAATTCCGATAGAGACTAAAATTCTGGATTTAAGTAAAAACAAACTGAAAAGTGTTGGACCGGATGATTTTTCATCTTATCCTTTGTTGGAGGAAATAGACCTTAGTGACAACATCATTTCCAACGTGGAGCCTGGAGCATTTAATAATCTTTATAATCTACGTTCATTGAGCTTAAAAGGAAATCGCTTAAAATTGGTGGACTTAGGGGTCTTCACAGGTTTGTCAAACTTGACTAAGCTTGATATAAGTGAAAACAAAATAGTTATTTTACTAGACTATATGTTTCAGGGTCTTCATAATCTAAAGTCCCTAGAAGTTGGAGATAATCAATTAGTTTTTATATCTCATAGAGCTTTTAGTGGACTTCTTAGCCTGGAGCAGCTCACTTTGGAGAAATGCAACTTGACAGCCGTTCCTACTGATGCCCTCTCACACCTTCACAACCTCTATAGTCTGCATTTGAAACATCTAAACATAAATGTGTTGCCTGAAATTGCCTTTAAGAGATTGTTTCGTCTGAAAATCTTGGAGATAAGCAACTGGCCTCTGCTGGACATGGTGCCTGCTAATAGTTTTTATGGTCTAAACCTTACGTTTCTCTCCATCACGAATACCAATATCTCAGTAATTCCTTATCATGCTTTAAAACACTTGGTTTACCTGACTCACTTAAACCTCTCCTTTAACCCCATTAGTGTTATTGAGGCAGGAGTATTGGCAGATTTGGTTCGACTTCAGGAATTACACATTGTAGGGGCTCAACTGCGTATCATTGAGCCGCATGCTTTCCAAGGACTCCGGTTCTTGCGTCTACTTAATTTGTCTCAAAACCTATTGGAAACACTGGAAGAGAATGTGTTTCACTCTCCCAAAGCTTTGGAAGTGCTTTGCATTGATAACAACCCATTAATATGTGACTGCCGCCTAATTTGGATGTTACAGAGGCATCCGGTGTTGAACTTTGGGAGCCAACAGCCAATGTGTGCTAGTCCAGACAATATTAAAGAGAAATCATTTAAGGAATTCCACACTACTGTATTATCTTTTTACTTTATATGTAAAAAGCCTAAAATTAAGGATAGAGAAATGCTACCGCTCCATGTAGATGAGGGACAGAGAGTTCAGATGAACTGCAATGCTGATGGAGATCCTCAGCCACTGATTTCATGGGTTACTCCACGTAGGAGAATGGTTTCTGCAAAGTCCCATGGAAGAGCCACAGTTCTTGGCAATGGCACTCTGGAAATAAGGTATGCTCAAGTTCAAGACACTGGAACCTATGTTTGTGTTGCTAGTAATGCTGCTGGAAATGATACCTTCTCAGCTTCCCTTACTGTGAAAGGATTTGTTCCTGATCGTTCCTACACTAACATGACCCCTATGTTTATTACGGAATTAAATGAAACAAACAGCAATGGAACCAATACAAACATGACCTATTCCTTTGACCTCAAGACAATTTTGGTGTCTACAGCTATGGGCTGCTTTACGTTCTTGGGAGTGGTTTTGTTTTGCTTCTTACTGCTTTTTGTGTGGAGCCGAGGGAAAGGAAAGCATAAAAACAGCATTGACCTGGAATATGTTCCTCGAAAAAACAATGGTGCTGTAGTGGAAGCGGATGTCACCGGCACTGTACCCAGGAGATTTAATATGAAAATGATATAG
- the LINGO2 gene encoding leucine-rich repeat and immunoglobulin-like domain-containing nogo receptor-interacting protein 2 isoform X2, translating into MGGVMLHTATPCWQIILCVTMVLVYVGSTVGCPARCECSAQNKSVSCHRRRLISMPEGIPIETKILDLSKNKLKSVGPDDFSSYPLLEEIDLSDNIISNVEPGAFNNLYNLRSLSLKGNRLKLVDLGVFTGLSNLTKLDISENKIVILLDYMFQGLHNLKSLEVGDNQLVFISHRAFSGLLSLEQLTLEKCNLTAVPTDALSHLHNLYSLHLKHLNINVLPEIAFKRLFRLKILEISNWPLLDMVPANSFYGLNLTFLSITNTNISVIPYHALKHLVYLTHLNLSFNPISVIEAGVLADLVRLQELHIVGAQLRIIEPHAFQGLRFLRLLNLSQNLLETLEENVFHSPKALEVLCIDNNPLICDCRLIWMLQRHPVLNFGSQQPMCASPDNIKEKSFKEFHTTVLSFYFICKKPKIKDREMLPLHVDEGQRVQMNCNADGDPQPLISWVTPRRRMVSAKSHGRATVLGNGTLEIRYAQVQDTGTYVCVASNAAGNDTFSASLTVKGFVPDRSYTNMTPMFITELNETNSNGTNTNMTYSFDLKTILVSTAMGCFTFLGVVLFCFLLLFVWSRGKGKHKNSIDLEYVPRKNNGAVVEADVTGTVPRRFNMKMI; encoded by the coding sequence ATGGGAGGAGTCATGCTTCACACAGCCACACCTTGCTGGCAAATAATCCTGTGTGTGACCATGGTCTTGGTCTATGTGGGATCTACCGTTGGTTGTCCAGCTCGTTGCGAGTGCTCAGCGCAGAACAAGTCCGTCAGCTGTCATCGAAGACGACTCATCTCCATGCCAGAGGGAATTCCGATAGAGACTAAAATTCTGGATTTAAGTAAAAACAAACTGAAAAGTGTTGGACCGGATGATTTTTCATCTTATCCTTTGTTGGAGGAAATAGACCTTAGTGACAACATCATTTCCAACGTGGAGCCTGGAGCATTTAATAATCTTTATAATCTACGTTCATTGAGCTTAAAAGGAAATCGCTTAAAATTGGTGGACTTAGGGGTCTTCACAGGTTTGTCAAACTTGACTAAGCTTGATATAAGTGAAAACAAAATAGTTATTTTACTAGACTATATGTTTCAGGGTCTTCATAATCTAAAGTCCCTAGAAGTTGGAGATAATCAATTAGTTTTTATATCTCATAGAGCTTTTAGTGGACTTCTTAGCCTGGAGCAGCTCACTTTGGAGAAATGCAACTTGACAGCCGTTCCTACTGATGCCCTCTCACACCTTCACAACCTCTATAGTCTGCATTTGAAACATCTAAACATAAATGTGTTGCCTGAAATTGCCTTTAAGAGATTGTTTCGTCTGAAAATCTTGGAGATAAGCAACTGGCCTCTGCTGGACATGGTGCCTGCTAATAGTTTTTATGGTCTAAACCTTACGTTTCTCTCCATCACGAATACCAATATCTCAGTAATTCCTTATCATGCTTTAAAACACTTGGTTTACCTGACTCACTTAAACCTCTCCTTTAACCCCATTAGTGTTATTGAGGCAGGAGTATTGGCAGATTTGGTTCGACTTCAGGAATTACACATTGTAGGGGCTCAACTGCGTATCATTGAGCCGCATGCTTTCCAAGGACTCCGGTTCTTGCGTCTACTTAATTTGTCTCAAAACCTATTGGAAACACTGGAAGAGAATGTGTTTCACTCTCCCAAAGCTTTGGAAGTGCTTTGCATTGATAACAACCCATTAATATGTGACTGCCGCCTAATTTGGATGTTACAGAGGCATCCGGTGTTGAACTTTGGGAGCCAACAGCCAATGTGTGCTAGTCCAGACAATATTAAAGAGAAATCATTTAAGGAATTCCACACTACTGTATTATCTTTTTACTTTATATGTAAAAAGCCTAAAATTAAGGATAGAGAAATGCTACCGCTCCATGTAGATGAGGGACAGAGAGTTCAGATGAACTGCAATGCTGATGGAGATCCTCAGCCACTGATTTCATGGGTTACTCCACGTAGGAGAATGGTTTCTGCAAAGTCCCATGGAAGAGCCACAGTTCTTGGCAATGGCACTCTGGAAATAAGGTATGCTCAAGTTCAAGACACTGGAACCTATGTTTGTGTTGCTAGTAATGCTGCTGGAAATGATACCTTCTCAGCTTCCCTTACTGTGAAAGGATTTGTTCCTGATCGTTCCTACACTAACATGACCCCTATGTTTATTACGGAATTAAATGAAACAAACAGCAATGGAACCAATACAAACATGACCTATTCCTTTGACCTCAAGACAATTTTGGTGTCTACAGCTATGGGCTGCTTTACGTTCTTGGGAGTGGTTTTGTTTTGCTTCTTACTGCTTTTTGTGTGGAGCCGAGGGAAAGGAAAGCATAAAAACAGCATTGACCTGGAATATGTTCCTCGAAAAAACAATGGTGCTGTAGTGGAAGCGGATGTCACCGGCACTGTACCCAGGAGATTTAATATGAAAATGATATAG